One window from the genome of Anopheles merus strain MAF chromosome 3R, AmerM5.1, whole genome shotgun sequence encodes:
- the LOC121596987 gene encoding DNA fragmentation factor subunit beta translates to MFNLFAGKDKPAASGGPLQGYKVTDVERSRKYGVAADSLRMLRAKASEKFKIPECRVYLAQDGVEVTDEDYFRTLPAQILFVVAGKDTVVQTDFELMYNAIKTAHTDLLHAGELAQQFVSNNQPEISKILFNAQRGRDDLIQRSAREEHAEWFVGIDDRAVKTKEEVMKRRGQDRIRGYFYKTKDELTKCAMYRGSPMARELIDEMLELFRQLLVGFDYFSCMFDRSCQRRMELKPDTEDGGDEPDAQRIPPKRLKLLVQSSLGRDCRIEPYNVALCSERGDFRCMGVWKDERCRYASHRINPYASRENLILFQVWNLDHQVEISRSVLPSILDNVERMVSSADGGGGGTPMCKLHRRKGKNLSVITYFLELFTLSNLKLVHIVCHDKTVHELISNGTIICDRCEEYKYIKQFQRKLREKKDALL, encoded by the exons ATGTTTAACCTGTTCGCGGGCAAGGACAAACCGGCGGCCAGCGGTGGACCACTGCAGGGCTACAAGGTGACGGATGTCGAGCGGAGCCGCAAGTACGGCGTGGCCGCCGACTCACTTCGCATGCTCCGGGCGAAGGCGTCGGAAAAATTCAAG ATACCAGAATGTCGTGTGTATCTTGCCCAGGACGGTGTGGAAGTGACCGATGAGGATTACTTTCGAACGCTGCCCGCTCAGATTCTGTTCGTGGTGGCTGGCAAGGATACGGTCGTGCAAACCG ATTTCGAGCTAATGTACAACGCCATCAAGACGGCCCACACGGACCTGCTGCATGCGGGCGAGCTGGCCCAACAGTTTGTCAGCAACAATCAGCCGGAGATTTCGAAAATCCTCTTCAACgcccagcgtggtcgggatgATTTGATTCAGCGCAGTGCTCGGGAAGAGCACGCCGAATGGTTTGTAG GAATTGACGATCGCGCGGTAAAGACAAAGGAGGAAGTGATGAAGCGGCGCGGCCAGGATCGAATTCGTGGCTATTTTTACAAAACCAAGGACGAGCTGACGAAGTGCGCGATGTACCGGGGCAGCCCGATGGCTCGTGAGCTAATCGATGAGATGCTGGAACTGTTCCGCCAGCTGCTGGTGGGATTCGATTACTTTAGCTGCATGTTTGACCGCAGCTGCCAGCGCCGGATGGAGCTGAAGCCGGACACCGAGGACGGCGGGGACGAACCGGACGCGCAGCGGATTCCACCGAAGCGGTTGAAACTGTTGGTGCAAAGTTCGCTCGGCCGGGACTGCCGCATCGAGCCGTACAATGTGGCGTTGTGCAGCGAGCGGGGCGACTTTCGGTGCATGGGCGTGTGGAAGGACGAGCGGTGCCGGTACGCTAGCCATCGCATCAATCCGTACGCGAGCCGGGAAAACTTGATCCTGTTTCAGGTGTGGAATCTGGACCATCAGGTCGAGATTAGCCGGAGCGTGCTGCCGTCCATACTGGACAACGTGGAGCGGATGGTGTCGAGCGCGgatggcggcggcggaggCACACCGATGTGCAAGCTGCACCGGCGCAAGGGCAAAAACTTGTCTGTGATAACGTACTTCCTGGAGCTGTTTACGCTCAGCAATCTGAAGCTGGTGCACATCGTTTGCCACGACAAGACCGTCCACGAGCTGATCTCGAACGGGACCATCATCTGCGATCGGTGCGAGGAGTATAAGTATATTAAGCAATTTCAGCGCAAATTACGGGAGAAGAAGGACGCACTGCTGTAA
- the LOC121596988 gene encoding uncharacterized protein LOC121596988 produces the protein MASARAFGILNNQNQANGNHHFVGKNISSLKGSDSRSSSAFALKDLTNNKGQQRTVIHQDGKGKGNFGSQSKQLKASANSIMHKIGLTNEKVAPARKPSNSAAAFDTFSPQYAEYGWEQSNCLRDDLLEQMIDFTGVSCAIKRKPLPPITPDPLDLPDLDDVSWNEDNFRPLNDQRFSSVKPLDLPADDFPLVDIQDLEFMF, from the exons ATGGCATCTGCACGAGCGTTCGGAATTCTTAACAACCAAAACCAAGCCAACGGAAATCATCACTTTGTCGGAA AGAACATCAGCTCACTGAAAGGAAGCGATTCACGGTCCTCGTCCGCTTTCGCACTGAAAGATTTAACCAACAACAAGGGACAGCAGCGCACCGTTATACACCAAGATGGCAAAGGCAAAGGCAACTTCGGCTCACAGAGCAAGCAGCTTAAAGCAAGTGCGAACAGCATTATGCACAAGATTGGACTGACCAACGAGAAAGTTGCCCCTGCCCGCAAACCATCCAACAGTGCAGCTGCATTCGATACATTCTCGCCACAGTACGCTGAGTATGGCTGGGAGCAGTCGAACTGTCTGCGGGATGATCTGCTGGAGCAGATGATTGATTTCACCGGCGTGTCGTGTGCGATCAAGCGCAAACCTTTACCCCCGATCACGCCCGATCCGCTCGATCTGCCGGATCTGGATGATGTGTCGTGGAACGAGGACAACTTCCGGCCACTGAACGATCAGCGCTTTTCGTCCGTAAAACCGTTAGATCTGCCTGCCGACGATTTTCCgctggtcgacatccaggaTTTGGAGTTTATGTTTTAG